From Nymphaea colorata isolate Beijing-Zhang1983 chromosome 6, ASM883128v2, whole genome shotgun sequence, a single genomic window includes:
- the LOC116256656 gene encoding protein MALE DISCOVERER 1-like, with the protein MMSPWIACALGAASFLALLLLLFFVLHIVANGFLSGSGKGLLKNAKRLRRKGRRPRKFTLKEIHMYSEEFSNKIGNGSTNTVFKGNLPDGTEVAIKRPNAESMCSLYVAARTEIQIELLSRIRHQNLVNLVGHSDEAGCQVLLFQYASNGTLYENLHGNEHLTWKQRTKIIGGIAYGLHYLHSCVPPVIHGDLCSQIVLLTEDYAAKIGGIGKSLPGPASAEKEKRDSTTQAEGMEKGEYSSARDVYAFGILIIEIVSGKMITSADGACILDQWTRDISPSQEKMLDFIDPSMHDVPIPELAAAREIVRLCLRSEPHRPTMADIVELVLKDLKITIEAAAPLTSPVTLRGLLELLV; encoded by the exons ATGATGAGCCCTTGGATAGCTTGTGCGCTGGgtgctgcttcttttcttgcATTGCTGTTGTTGCTCTTCTTCGTTCTTCATATTGTAGCCAATGGCTTCCTCAGTGGAAGTGGGAAAGGTTTACTAAAGAATGCTAAAAGGTTAAGAAGAAAAG GTCGACGCCCACGGAAATTCACTCTCAAGGAGATCCATATGTATAGTGAAGAATTCAGTAATAAGATTGGAAATGGGTCAACAAACACTGTGTTCAAAGGAAATCTGCCTGATGGCACGGAAGTTGCAATCAAGAGGCCTAATGCAGAGAGCATGTGCAGCTTATATGTCGCAGCAAGGACAGAAATTCAG ATTGAGCTTCTATCACGCATTCGCCACCAAAACTTGGTGAATCTTGTTGGTCACTCAGACGAAGCAGGATGCCA ggtTCTTTTGTTTCAATATGCATCAAATGGGACACTTTATGAAAATCTACATG GGAATGAACATTTAACATGGAAACAAAGGACAAAGATCATTGGTGGTATCGCCTATGGGCTTCACTATCTTCATTCCTGTGTTCCTCCTGTTATTCATGGTGATCTTTGTTCACAAATCGTCCTACTAACAGAGGATTATGCTGCAAAG ATTGGTGGCATAGGAAAGTCATTGCCAGGACCAGCATCTGctgagaaagagaagagagattCAACCACTCAAGCAGAAGGCATGGAGAAAGGAGAATACAGTTCTGCCAGAGATGTTTATGCATTCGGAATTCTCATTATTGAAATTGTTTCAGGAAAGATGATCACATCCGCCGATGGTGCCTGCATTCTGGACCAATGG ACAAGGGACATTTCACCGAGCCAGGAGAAGATGCTGGACTTCATTGATCCATCAATGCATGATGTACCGATTCCAGAGCTCGCTGCTGCCAGAGAGATTGTGAGGCTCTGCCTAAGAAGTGAGCCTCATAGGCCAACTATGGCAGACATTGTGGAACTGGTACTGAAGGACTTGAAGATCACCATTGAGGCTGCTGCACCACTCACTAGCCCTGTTACACTGAGAGGCCTTCTTGAATTGCTAGTTTGA
- the LOC116256254 gene encoding uncharacterized protein LOC116256254, protein MATLGAILSFHRFSDSFPISSSPRFRPFKHQHQRLLSFHHCRVNTRHIKRHLLCFKAGHENFPSSSSPASKEADQSSRRRKLVKVFVPLILCAPLWLLVSSGAAYAAADSIRASGFGLKIASFLRGSGWADEAIVFALSTLPVIELRGAIPVGYWMEMKPLQLTVLSVLGNMVPVPIIVIYLKRFASFLAQRNTSASLLLDRIFKRAREKAGPVEEFQWLGLMLFVAVPFPGTGAWTGAIIASILDMPFWPAVTANFIGVVLAGLLVNLLVNLGLKYAVATGLGLFFVSTAMWRFLRMIKKTLHSR, encoded by the exons ATGGCAACACTTGGTGCAATTTTGTCCTTTCATAGATTCTCTGATTCTTTCCCGATCTCATCTTCCCCAAGATTCCGCCCTTTCAAGCACCAACACCAAagacttctttcttttcatcattgtCGCGTAAATACCAGACACATAAAGCGTCATCTTCTATGCTTTAAG GCTGGTCATGAGaattttccctcttcttcctcgccAGCCAGTAAGGAGGCTGATCAAAGCAGCCGCAGGAGAAAACTAGTCAAGGTTTTTGTGCCGTTGATATTATGTGCGCCCCTCTGGCTTTTGGTATCAAGTGGAGCGGCTTATGCTGCCGCTGACTCCATTAGAGCTTCTGGTTTTGGCCTCAAGATCGCAAGCTTTCTGCGTGGCTCAGGATGGGCGGATGAAGCCATCGTTTTTGCTTTATCTACGTTGCCGGTTATAGAGCTCCGTGGCGCAATACCAGTTGGATACTGGATGGAAATGAAGCCTCTGCAACTTACTGTCTTATCTGTTCTTGG AAACATGGTTCCTGTACCTATCATTGTTATCTATTTGAAGAgatttgcttcttttcttgcaCAACGGAATACCAGTGCTTCTTTGTTGCTTGACCGTATATTCAAGAGGGCTAGAGAGAAAGCAGGTCCGGTGGAAGAGTTTCAGTGGCTTGGCTTAATGCTGTTTGTTGCAGTGCCTTTTCCTGGAACTGGTGCATGGACCGGAGCTATAATAGCATCGATACTGGATATGCCTTTTTGGCCTGCTGTTACCGCTAATTTCATCGGGGTGGTTTTGGCTGGCCTTTTGGTGAACTTGCTTGTCAACCTTGGTCTCAAGTATGCGGTTGCAACAGGATTAGGCTTATTCTTTGTGTCTACTGCAATGTGGAGATTCCTCCGGATGATTAAGAAGACATTGCACTCCAGATAG